One Orrella dioscoreae genomic window carries:
- a CDS encoding amino acid ABC transporter substrate-binding protein: MISLSFRSVLAAGLLQLAALGVAHAQSGLNDIRKAGVIKIGTEGTYAPFSFHQDGKLTGFDVEIGRAIAERLGVKAEFVEGKWDGLIAGLDVKRYDAVINQVGITEARQAKYDFSDAYITSPAALVVRNDNTSIKTFEDLKGKRSANTLTSNFGKLAQSYGAEIVPVQGFNESVDLLLSRRVDATVNDKLSYLDFKKQKPNAPVQAVAYASGKDVNASGVLLRKNNPELRDAINKALKDIRADGTYKKISETYFGVDVSTQ, translated from the coding sequence ATGATTTCCCTTTCCTTCCGCAGCGTGCTGGCCGCCGGCCTCCTTCAGCTTGCCGCCCTGGGCGTGGCCCATGCCCAGTCGGGCCTGAACGATATCCGCAAGGCCGGCGTGATCAAGATCGGCACCGAGGGCACTTATGCCCCCTTCAGCTTCCATCAGGACGGCAAGCTCACCGGCTTCGACGTCGAGATCGGCCGCGCGATCGCCGAACGCCTGGGCGTGAAAGCCGAATTCGTCGAAGGCAAATGGGACGGCCTGATCGCCGGGCTGGATGTGAAGCGCTACGACGCGGTCATCAACCAGGTCGGCATCACCGAAGCCCGCCAGGCCAAGTACGACTTTTCCGACGCCTACATCACCTCGCCCGCCGCGCTGGTGGTGCGCAACGACAACACCAGCATCAAGACCTTCGAGGACCTGAAGGGCAAGCGCTCGGCCAACACGCTGACCAGCAATTTCGGCAAGCTCGCGCAGTCCTACGGCGCCGAGATCGTGCCGGTGCAGGGTTTCAACGAATCGGTGGACCTGCTGCTGTCGCGCCGCGTGGACGCCACCGTCAACGACAAGCTGTCCTACCTGGACTTCAAGAAGCAGAAACCGAATGCGCCGGTGCAGGCCGTGGCCTATGCTTCCGGCAAGGACGTGAACGCCTCGGGCGTGCTGCTGCGCAAGAACAACCCCGAACTGCGCGACGCCATCAACAAGGCCCTGAAGGACATCCGCGCCGACGGCACCTACAAGAAGATCTCGGAAACGTATTTCGGCGTCGACGTCTCGACGCAATAA